The sequence GGTTATTTCGAAACCAAAGGGTTTTACGAGGTGTAAATGGGCTCCAGACGCTAAACTTAGCCGACCTATATTCCCGGTATTGGTGTGTATTTCTGGTTGAAAGAGTACAATATTGAAGGGCATTAGTTATACTTTAGAATTGATTATTCCTTCACATCTTCCACTTCTTCGCTATCCAAAGTATCAGATTTAGCTAAAAGTTTATTGGAGACTTTATAGGTCGCAGCATAAGAAAGTCCAGGGTTACGAGTTTTGAAAGTTAAAAATGCTTTGTTATACCATTTTGGGTCCGTGGCTTTCTTTTTTAAATCTTCATGCGTGGCAACGGCGGAGACTTCACCATTTAGCGAAGTCTCAATTTGATATACTCCAATTCCAAAATGTTCAACGCGTTGAAGAAGGGTTTCAAAATCCGACTCTGAAAAGACGTGAACAGTCTCTTTGTCAGGTCCATCATTCAAGTTTTTTAAATCAGTAAATATATTTTTTTCTAAAAATTCAGTTTGTTCCATATTGTTGTAAAGGTTAGCTATATTTTTTAAATTTCGGTTTGTTTGGTTGGTATTTTATTTGCGATTATAGTCAAATAATAGGCTGAAAGTTAATGCATAATTTTTTTTAACTCGGTTGTTCGTTAACTAAAGTAGTGTTTTTTGTTAAAAGTTTATTGGAAAATTTATAGGTTTCGGAAGCTGAATGTCCAGGTTGCAGTATTTAAGTTTGCTAAAAAAAATTTCAGTTTTTCTTTCTTCTACTTACCTATAGCTATAAGTATAAAAAAGCCTTCGACCGCAGTTATGCAGAAGAAGACTTTTAAGTTGTTAATGATACGTTTATTGTTTCACTAAATTTTTTACAACAGAACCTTCATTACCAGTAATCCGAACTATATAAACTCCTGAAGCTAAGGATGAAATATCAACTGTTTTTTCACGTGACATTTCTGACAAATCTACATTGCTTAGCATTCTTCCACGCATATCATATATGGTCAATTTTTCCAATGACGCATCAGAATATAAAGTGAATTGGTTTTTTGCAGGGTTTGGATAAATCGTGTATGAAGATTCGTTTGCATCCAAATCGTTGATGGATAGCGGTTGCGTAACTCTTACCCTATTCATAACTACGGGAGTTAAAGGTCTGTCGTTTCCGTTAACAGGAACATTTTCAATCAATTCAACAATGTCCCACCCAGAAATTACAATTCCAAAAACGGGGTGTGCAGATGAAAGGGGTGGTTTATCATAATCTAAAAAGATATTGTCTTTAAGGTTGATAAAAAACTGACTTCCTCCTGAATTAGGTTGCCCTGTGTTTGCCATAGAAAGTGTTTTCTTTACGTTGGAAAGACCAGGAACAAATTCGTCAGGAATGGTATATCCAGGGCCACCACTTCCAGTTCCCGTGGGATCTCCACCTTGAATGACAAAGTTTTTAATTACGCGATGAAAAATAATACCATCGTAAAATTCTTGATCTACTAAGCTTAAAAAATTGCCAACAGTGATAGGCATTTGCGCATCGTAAAGCTCCACTTCAAAATCGCCCAATGTAGTGTAAAAGGTAACGACGGTTTGGGAGTTTGCAGTTCCATAAGAACCAATAAGTAATAGAAAATAGAGTAGTGTTTTTTTCATGATGTTTAAGTTTGTTTAGAAATTAAATATATGTGAATTATTTGGGACTCGTTCAATAACTAAGAAAAATTATTCCAAATATTCCGGTATTTCGCAAGCTGTGCATACTTTTATCTTCTTGAGAAGAATGGTTAGAATTCGCTTTTAATAACTGCGTAGCACAGATTCAGGCAATCTTTAAAAATTCAGAATCCTTAATCTATCAGTAATTCTAAGATTATAAAGGATATGGTAAAAGTAGCTATGATTGCTAAAAAAGAGTTCCAGTCTTTCGATCTTCTAATTACCTATAGCAATAACTAAAAAAGTCTTTGACTACAGTTATGTAGAAGAAGACTTTTAAGTTTTTTAAAGATACGTTTACTGTTTCACTAAATTTTTTGCAATGTAACCTTTATCACCAGCAATTCGGACTATATACACTCCCAATACTAAGGATGAAATATCAATTGTTTTTTCGTTTGACATTTCAGACAAATGATAAGCTTAACTATTCCTTAAGTACTTTAATAATATTTGATCTGCCATCAATAGCCGTAACTTTTAAAATATATATTCCGGAACTAAACCCAGTTAAATCAATATAATCCTGACTTGTGTTTGATGCTGCCAATTGGCCATATATATTATAGACTTCCAAGGTTTTTATTGGGGTTGTGGTCTTTATATTTACAACTCCGCCAGTTGGATTAGGGTATGCCTTAATGGTGTTTTCAAAACTATTATCTGCAATAGAAAGCGATTCACAATTATAGACCATAATTTCATCCAAGGCCCAACCCAATACACCAGCACATTTATCTGTTCCTACTTCAAACCTGAATTGAATGGTTGAGTTTGCCGTTACTCCAAGGGTAGATAGATCTATAACACTAGTTCCCCATGTTAGATAAGCAGCTGCACCATCTGAAGAAGTAAAGCCTGGCTCGCCAGATAACGGATTTTCAGTGGTATATAATGCATTATAATTATAGGGGTTCTCAGTGAATGAAGATGATTCAACTAAGTTCCAATTCCCTCCATCTACACTATACTTAATGTTTGCTCCGTCATATCCTTTTTGTAAAGAGATTGTGTGATTAAAAGCCATTTCAAATATAGGGTTAGGATCATTTGGCATGGTAATAATTGGACTCGTTAGCCGAACAATACCTTCTTGACCATTTGTTGAGCAAGTGGCATAATTATCTGCGGGTCCATAAGCAATATTTCCTGCTCTATTAGATAACGGGCCAGTATAAATCATCCAATCTCTAGGTACCCATAAAGCTGGATGCACAGGTAGTTCCTCATGGGTCCAATCGCCAAATCCATTTTCCCAATCTTCAAAAAATATTGGATTAGCAGTTGCGGCTTCACATAAATCAATTGTTAAAGGTTGCAAAATGGTTGTAAAACATTCGGGGCGTGGATCGTTTCTTAATTCTACGGCAAGTATGGTATTGCTAACTTGCGTAAGGTCATTTGCCGTAATTATTTCGCCGGAAGGTCCTGCTGGTGTTGTGGTTGACAATCCTTCCAGATTGATGCCCATTAAATCTGTAGTGGCAGCCTCCAAAGCATCTGCGAAGGTAATGAACCCACTAGTCTCGGTTAGATATTGGCTCTGTGCCCTCCAAAAAATATGGGCAGCTTTTGTAAAACCAATACCAGAGATGGTCTGTCCATTATAACTACCGCCATCTACCAATAGTGCATAAAGATGGTTGGGAACCCCAGAATTTCTATGTACTCCAGCTTGATCGGTTCCCAAACACCAAAATTGGGGATCACTTACTTTTCCTGGGTCTCCTTTGCAAGTAGGATCCCACATATCTCTTATTGCTCCTCCATAACCACTTGCGTCTTCACCCTCCATCCAGCGATCAGAGCTATTACATCCAGTTCTAAGTGAAAGATCTTCCCCATCATCTTC comes from Aequorivita sublithincola DSM 14238 and encodes:
- a CDS encoding peptidylprolyl isomerase, yielding MKKTLLYFLLLIGSYGTANSQTVVTFYTTLGDFEVELYDAQMPITVGNFLSLVDQEFYDGIIFHRVIKNFVIQGGDPTGTGSGGPGYTIPDEFVPGLSNVKKTLSMANTGQPNSGGSQFFINLKDNIFLDYDKPPLSSAHPVFGIVISGWDIVELIENVPVNGNDRPLTPVVMNRVRVTQPLSINDLDANESSYTIYPNPAKNQFTLYSDASLEKLTIYDMRGRMLSNVDLSEMSREKTVDISSLASGVYIVRITGNEGSVVKNLVKQ
- a CDS encoding T9SS type A sorting domain-containing protein, with amino-acid sequence MSNEKTIDISSLVLGVYIVRIAGDKGYIAKNLVKQ
- a CDS encoding M4 family metallopeptidase, with the protein product MKKIISIVICLLLVSTLTFAQNVQTSIDALTKQTNAVITVNKNCGIVQFVRFPYSKPLKLKGNTVYKKTMSFLEKNKGIYNVEDVNESFIHKATETDQYGLKRVVLTQVYNGVPIFDGKLYFHFNTEKKLTAINGNYISNIYINPIPSISQSQASSIALETIHNQNINFSGVPLQVKESTLYIFQKGMTQGYRGAQHLVYKVEVGNQVDVREFLFIDAHTGKLVEQYTGIAHAIDRTIYEVDTSNIVWKEGDPFPGTLNQWQQNEVVVSEHTYNFFKNAFGYVSYNGADIPMKVINNDPRIVCPNANWNGTTANFCDGTATDDIIAHEWGHAYTEYNSGLIYSWQSGALSESYSDIWGETVDLLNGYEDDGEDLSLRTGCNSSDRWMEGEDASGYGGAIRDMWDPTCKGDPGKVSDPQFWCLGTDQAGVHRNSGVPNHLYALLVDGGSYNGQTISGIGFTKAAHIFWRAQSQYLTETSGFITFADALEAATTDLMGINLEGLSTTTPAGPSGEIITANDLTQVSNTILAVELRNDPRPECFTTILQPLTIDLCEAATANPIFFEDWENGFGDWTHEELPVHPALWVPRDWMIYTGPLSNRAGNIAYGPADNYATCSTNGQEGIVRLTSPIITMPNDPNPIFEMAFNHTISLQKGYDGANIKYSVDGGNWNLVESSSFTENPYNYNALYTTENPLSGEPGFTSSDGAAAYLTWGTSVIDLSTLGVTANSTIQFRFEVGTDKCAGVLGWALDEIMVYNCESLSIADNSFENTIKAYPNPTGGVVNIKTTTPIKTLEVYNIYGQLAASNTSQDYIDLTGFSSGIYILKVTAIDGRSNIIKVLKE